The DNA region GGAAGCCGATCTCACCGTCGCGGCCGACGAGTCACGGCTGCGGCAGGTGCTGGAGAATCTGTTTCAGAACTCCGTGGAACACGGTTCCACGAGCGGGCGGGCGAAATCTGACGACTCGGTCGAACACGGCGGGTCGACCGTGACGATAACCGTCGGGCGACTCGACGACAGACCGGGCTTTTTCGTCGCCGACGACGGTTCGGGAATCCCTCCGGAGCGGCGCGACACGGTCCTCGAACGAGGTTTCTCGACGACCGACGACGGCACCGGCTTCGGTCTCTCCATCGTCTCGACCATCGCCGAAGCCCACGGCTGGACGGTCACCGTCGCCGAGAGCGAATCCGGCGGCGCGCGCTTCGAGTTTTCGGGCGTTCTCGCGGCCTGAAAGTGCTACTTACGGGCGCTCAGGTCCCGTGCTGCCAGCTTCCCATGTACTCGCGCTGCTCGTCGGTGAGCGCGTCGTGTTCGACGCCCTCGGCGTCGAGTTTTATCTCGGCGACGCCGCGGTCGAGTTCGTCGGGCACGTCGTGGACGCCCGCCCCGTAGTTGTCGCCGTTGTCGACGAGTTCGCGGACGCAGACGGCCTGCACGCCGAAGCTCTGGTCCATCACCTCGACGGGGTGGCCGAGCGCGAGGGGCGCGGCGAGGTTGACGAGGCGACCCTCGGCGATAACGTTGAGACGCCGACCGTCGTCCATCTCGAACGCCTCGACGCCGTCTCTAGCCTCGTAGCGGTCGACCGCGAGGTCGTCGAGGTCGTCGAGGTTCACCTCGATGTCGAAGTGACCCGCGTTGGCGAGGAGAACACCGTCCTTCATCACCTCGAAGTGTTCGCGGGTCACGACGTCGCGGTTGCCCGTCGTCGTGAGCACCACGTCGGCTTTCTCGGCGGCCTCGGTCATCGGCAGCACCTCGTAGCCCTCCATGTGCGCTTCGAGCGCGCGGCGGGGTTCGACTTCGGTGACGACGACGTTCGCGTTCTGGCCGCTCGCCTTCTTGGCGACGCCCTTGCCGCAGTAGCCGTAGCCCGCGACGACGACGTTCTTGCCCGCCCACGAGAGGTTCGTCGTCATGGCGATCGTAGCGAGAGAGGACTCACCGGTGCCGTGGACGTTGTCGAACAGGCGCTTCATCGGCGTGTCGTTGACCGCGAAGATCGGATAGTTGAGTTCGCCCTCGGCGTCCATCGCGCGCAGGCGGTGGACGCCCGTGGTGGTCTCCTCGCAGCCGCCGATGATCGTCTCTATGAGTTCGGGGTACTCCTCGTGGACGACTTTCACCATGTCCATCCCGTCGTCGACGGTGATGGTGGGTTCGTGCGCGACGACCGAGTGGATGGCCGCGTAGTAGTCGTCGTCGCCGACGCCGCGGACGGCGTAGGAGGTGATGTTCTCGTGGGCGTCGAGCGCCGCGCTCACGTCGTCGTGCGTCGAGAGCGGATTGCACCCCGTGATGGCCACCTCTGCACCGCCGTCGGCGAGCAGTTCGACGAGGTTCGCGGTCTTCGCCTCGACGTGCATCGCCATGCCGATAGTCTGGCCCGCGAAGGGTTTCTCGGCCTCGTACTCCTCGCGGAGCGCGGTGAGAATCGGCATGTGCTGTAGCGCCCAGTCCATCTTGCGGCGACCCTCCGCGCGGGCGGCCTCCACGTCGTCGAGGTGTTCGCTCACGGGAGCGTACGTCGTACTCATGGCTGTGGCTTTGCTCACCGCGCTCAAAACGGTACCGAAGGCGGAGACGAGAAGAGCGGGCCGCGGAGCGTTCGCGGGGCGAGACCGGAGCGAAGCGGGGACGGAAACGGTGCGGCCGCTCTCGGCGGGAGCGTCGGGGAAAACGACGGTCGGGCGCGAATCGGGTGCCTCTGTGCCCGGACGGAGGGCCGAGAGCGGAGGGCAGAGTGTCAGCGGGAGTCGGCGTCTACGGCCGCGTCGGCGCGCCGTACCGGTAGGTTACGCGCTGGCGCGTTCGTCGTCGGTGACGGTCGGACCCGTCACCGCGGGACCGTTGTCGATTTCGGGCGAGCCGTCGCCGTTGTTGTTTCCGCTGCCGTTTCCGTTGTTGCCCGGACTGGCACCGTCGCTGCTGTTACCCTTCTCGTCGTCCGCGTCCGCGTCGTCACCGTCGTCGGAGGCGTTCGTCCCGTTCGCCTGTCCGGGATGGTCGTCACCCTTGTCGGGTTCGTGTCCGTTGCTCCCGTTCGAGACGTTAGCGCGGTCGGCGTTCGAGCCCGTCTCCTCGGGAGGACCCGCGTGGTCGGGTCGCTTCTCCTCACCCTGACCGGGGTTGTTCCCGCGGACGAACTCGGAGACGACCTGTCCGATGCCGCCCTCGCGGTCGTCGTCGCCGAGCGTGCTCTGGACGAACGAGGAGACCCGCTGACCGAACGACATGGGTCTCTCGTCGGCGACGGTGAGTGTCGTCGTCGTGTTCACCGAGTCGTTGTCGGTCGTCGCGGTGACGACGAGCGTCACGTTCTCGGTCGGTTCGGGCAGCGAGACGCTACCGTTCTCGCTCGTCTCGTGCGAACCGACGCCGGAGTAGTTCGACTCGTTGCCGTCGGCGGCGACGTCGACCGTCGCGTTCTCGACGGCGCTGCCGTTGTCGGTCACCGAGACCGTCGGCTCACCGGCGTCGTCCTGCGAGACCGAGACGGAGAGACCCTCCTCGGTCGACGGCGTGAGCTCGACCGACTCGGTCGTCGCGAGCGAGTCGTTGGTGACGTTCAGCGTCACGTTCACCGACGACTCGGGCGCGGGGAGGACGACCGTCCCGTCGTCGTCGGCCGTGTAGCTGCCGACGCCGGAGTAGTCGCCGTCGGCGGTCACGTTCACCGTCGCGTTCTGTACTGCCGTCGCGTTCTGTGTCACGGTTACCGTCGATTCGCCGGTGTCGTCCTGCTCGACGTCCACGTCGAGCGGAGCGTCCGCCGCGAGTGCACCTGCGACGCCCGGTGCGACTGCCGTGCAGAAGAGCACTAACGCGAGCGTGAGTGTCTGTTTCTTTGAACTCATCACCCGAAGCGACAACCGAGCAGTAGATAAAGGGGTGTCGTCGTTCACCCGGTTCGGGTCGTTGAAAACGGACGAGAACCGTTTATAACCGTTCAAATAACCTTCTCGTTCGTTGATTTGTGCTACAGAGAGAAATTCACGAGACGTTATATTGACCGGTCGAGCGCCTCGCGGGCGTGCTCGGTCGCCTGCCGCATCACCGACGAGGCGTCGAGCGTGAGGACCTCACGGTCCCGCATCAACACCTCGCCGTCACAGACGGTGTGTCGGACGTCGGAGCCACGGGCCGCGTAGGCGAGGTGGCTCACGTGGTCGTGCGCGGGCGTCAGATGCGGCGCGTCGAAGTCGACGACGACGACGTCGGCGTTCGCGCCGGCTTCGAGGTGACCGGAGTCGAAGCCGAGCGCCTCGGCCCCGCCGCGCGTCGCCATCTCGACGACCCTCTCGGCGGCGACGGCGCTGGCGTCCTCGGCGGCGAGTTTGCCGACCATCGCCGCGTCGCGCATCTCGTCGAACAGGTCGAGGTCGTTGTTCGACGCCGCGCCGTCGGTGCCCAGTCCCACGGGGACGCCCGCGTCGAGCATCCGCTGGACGGGCGCGATACCGGAGGCGAGTTTCATGTTCGACGCCGGGCAGTGGATGACGCTCGTTCCCCGTTCTGCGAGCAGGTCGATTTCGGCGTCGTCGACGTGGACGCCGTGGGCCGCGAAGTCAGCGTCGCCGAGCATCCCGAGGTCGTCGGCGTACGCGAGCGGTCGCTCGCCGCGCTCGTCGACGATGGGGTCGACCTCGTCGGTCGTCTCGTTGGCGTGGAAGTGAACGGGAACGCCGAGGTCGCGGGCGCGAGCGACCGACTCGCGGAGTTCCTCCTCGCCGACGGTCGTGAGGCTGTGCGGCATGTACGCCGTCGACACTCTCCCTTCTGCCGCGCCGTCGAACTCGGCGGCGACGTCGAGGCTCTCGTCGATGTCGGCCTGCGCGGCCTCGTCGTCTTTGCCAACGGTGACGACGCCGTGACCGAGGCGGGCGCGCAGCCCCGCCCGCTCCACGACACCGACGATCTCGGGCACGTGAAAGTACATGTCGGCGAACCCCGTCGTTCCCGAGCGAATCATCTCGACCATGGCGAGTTCCGCGCCGACGCGCACGTCCTCGGGCGTGAACGCGCCCTCGACCGGCCAGATATCCTCTCTGAGCCACGTTTCGAGGGGTTTGTCGTCGGCGACGCCGCGCAGCAGCGTCATGGGAACGTGCGTGTGAGCGTTGACGAGACCGGGCATCACGAGGCCGCCCGCGGCGTCGAGCGTCTCGTCTCCCGTCTCGGTATCGCCGACGGCGAGAATCTCGCCCAAGTCGGTGTCGACCAGTACGTCGCCGCGTTCGACCGACAGATCGGGTCGCAGGACCTCTCCGCCGGTTATCTGAAGCGTCGTCATGTGCCTCGGTAGACGGGAGGCGACCAAAGGCGGACCGGTTTCCGGAGCGCCCGACGGGCGTTCGAGGCGTGTCGGGGGACGTCGGACCTTCGGAGCGGTATCGCCGGTAAATCTTGGCGAACAACACTTATCAATATAAACGAACAAACACACGGTATGGCCCTCACAACGTCCCCGCTTCGCCGCCTCGTCGTCGGCGACGAAGACGCCGTCGAGTGGCTCGCCCTCATCCCTCTCCTCTTCACCGCCGAGTGTATGGGCGTCGTCGCCTGTCGCAGTCTCGGTCTGTTTCCGCTGGTGGTCGTCCCCGGAGCGGTGGTCACGCTCGCGCTGATGGTGGTCCCCTCGGCGCTGAGCGCCGCCAACGGCGGCGGCCTGTTCGGGAGCGTTGTCCTCGGACTCGCGCCCGTCTCGGGGCTGCAACTCGCGCTGAGCGGCGAAGCGCCGCTCGGCGTCGACCTCGCGACCATGGCCAGCGTCGGCGTCGTCGTCGGCATCGTCCTCGGCGCGGTCGGATTCGCCGTCGGGGTGGCGATGCGGGAGTGACCGAAGCGACCGAGGTGATGAGAGCGACCGGAGGGAAAGACAGTTCTCCCGCGCCCGCGAGCATCCGGTATGCGAATCGCCGTGCCCAACAAGGGCCGCCTGCACGACCCGTCGATGGACCTTCTCGAACGCGCCGGACTCCACGTCGAGAACGGCGCGGCCCGGAAGCTGTACGCCGAGACGGTGGACCCCGACGTGACCGTCCTCTTCGTCCGCGCCGCCGATATCCCGGGGTACGTCCGCGACGGGGCCGCCGACATGGGAATCACCGGGCTCGACCAAGCGCGGGAGTCGGGCCACGAACTGACCGACCTGCTCGATCTGGGCTTCGGCAAGTGCCGACTCGTGCTCGCCGCGCCCGAGGACGGCGACATCCACTCGGTCAGCGACATCGAGGGCAGAACCGTCGCCACCGAGTTCCCCCACGTCACGCGCTCGTTCTTCGAGGGTCGCGGCGTCGACGCCGACGTGGTCGAGGTGACCGGCGCGACGGAACTCACCCCGCACGTCGAGATGGCCGACGCCATCGTCGACATCACGAGCACCGGGACGACGCTCCGCGTCAACCGCCTCGCCGTCGTCGAGGAGGTGCTGTCGAGTTCGGTCCGGCTGTTCGCGCGGCCCGACGTGGCCGACGACGAGAAGGTCCAGCAGGTGCGGACGGCGTTCGAGTCGGTGTTGGCCGCCGACGGCAAGCGCTACCTGATGATGAACGCGCCGAAGTCGCGGTTGGACGAGGTGCGCGACGTGATTCCGGGGATGGGCGGGCCGACGGTGATGGATATTGCTGGGAAAGAAGGCGACGACGCCACCGTCGCGGTCCACGTCGTCGTCGACGAGCGCGAGGTGTTCGAGACCATCGGCAACCTCCGCGAAGTCGGCGCGTCGGACATCCTCGTCACCGAAATCGAGCGCCTCGTCGAGTAGGGTCGCCGAGGGCGAGAGACGACTCAGCGCCGCCGCAGGTCCGGTTCCGTCAGCCCGGTGTACAGCACCACGCGGCCGTAGCGTGTCTTCGCCCACGCCGCGACGAGCAGACAGCCGAGCGAGAGCGCCGAGACGCCGAGTAACCCTGCCTCGGGGCCGAACGCGCCGCCGGTGTACAGGTCGGGACCGTGTCGGTTCAACACCAGAAGCGACGCCGAGGGGTCGACGCCGCTGACCGGCAGGCCGAACACCGGTCCCTGAAAGAGGTTCCACGAGACGTGAAAGCCGACCGGGAGCGCGATTTCGCCGGTCAGCACGTAGGCGAACGCGAGCAACACGCCGGCAAACCCGACGCCCAGCGTGCTGACGACCGTCGCGTTGGGGTTGACGGCGTGCAGCAGCGCGAAAACGACCGCCGAGGCCACGATTGCGCCGCCGACCGCCCTGTCGGCGTCGAAGTCGGCGTGGCCGAACAGCCCCTCGGCGAGGTTCGTGACGAGGTAGCCGCGGAACAGCAGTTCCTCGTGGAACCCCACGAACGCGACGAGCGCGATCGAGAACAGCAGTTCGGGGACGAACGCGGCGAGCGGGGCGCTGAGCACCGCCTCGACACGTACCCACCCGGCGGCGTACTCGACGAGGAAGACGAGCGACATGAGCGCCGTACCGAGCGCGAAGCCGGCGCCAAGGTCGGTCCACCAGTCGTGGTCGACGTGGAGACCGAAGTCGGCGAAGTACCGCCGGTCGAGGAACGTCCCGCTGAACGAGACGGCCGCGATGGTCGCCGTCCCGAGGAGGACGAGTGGCGCGAACTCGGTGAGGGTCGCGACGGTGTCGCCGACGGCGGCCTCGGTCCCCGTCCCGGGGTCGGCGAGCGCCACGAAGAGGAACCACCCGGTGAGCGTCAGCGCGCCGACGAGCAGCGTCGTCGCCGCGATGCGCCAGGGCGCACGCAACCGTCGCTCTTCGAGGTTCCAGAGGACGTTCGGAACGAGACCGTTCATCGGTGGCTCACCACCCGAAGGCCGGTCGACCGGTGACGACGGAGCGACATTCGTTCTTACACTCAAGAACGTACTACTTGTATCTATCCCGTCGTCGGACGCCGGAGCGGTCGCCGCGGAGCCAAAGGGAAACCCGGCCGGGAGGCGAGAGATGTTCCTCGGCCGCGGTCCATCAACCGGGAGCGCTCTGCCAGAGCGCCAGCAGACTGAACAGTATCGCGCCGAGGATGATGGTGACCACGACGTGGATGACGACGATGTACAGGGTCAGCCGCCACGAACGGTCGTAGAGGTAGCGTATCGCAGCGGCGTCGAGCGTGAGCGCGACGGGTACCGCCACCGCTGCCGAGACCCCGAAGGCGGTGGAGAGCACCGCGATAACGGCCGGGAGGGGACCGACGGCGAAGGCGTTTCGCACGGCGACGTCGCCGAGAACGTTGCGGGCGGCGAGGTGAGCGGTCAGGGAGAGAAACAGCGCGAACAGGCCGACGGTCCCGGCGATGGCGATTGGGTTCCCGACCGTCGTCTGCAGCGGGACGAGCATGCGGGGAGTTGGGTCCCCGTCCGTATGGTGTTTTCCGAACGCGATGGGTGCGCGCCGTCGAACGGCCGGTCGACCAGCGGCGGAGAGAGGGAGGGACCCGACCAGTCTTGTGACTCGGTGTCGAACAGCGTGATATGCCGACCGACGACCCGGAACGCGACGACGAACCGAGTTCTTCGAAGTCGGAGACGCAGGCTCCGAACCCGCCCGAGAACCTCCCGGCCGCGGTCGCCGAGACGCTTCGGACGCTCTCCGAACAGAGGCTACGGGAGGCGGTCATCTACGGACAGGAGTTGCTACAGGCGCGGCAAGGGCCGGCCCCGCACATCGAGCCGAAGCCGGGCGAGGAGTTCATCCGCGTCGAGGACCGCGAGGGCTACACGCAGGTCGTCAAGCGTACACCCTGCGGTAACGACTGCGAGGACTGTCCGCACGGGCCCTACGTCTACCACGTCACGGAGGAAGAGACGCCGAGCGGAGAGCGACGAACGCGCTGGGCGCTCATCGGCCGCGCGGAAGAGTGATCAGTCGAGAAGACCGAGTTCGGAGAGTCGGCTGACGATTTTGTCGACGGCGTGCTCGGCGTCGACCGGCTGTTTGCCGCCCGTGATGACGAGTTTGCCGGAGCCGAAGAGGAGGGCGACGACCTTGGGTTCGTCGAGTCGGTAGACGAGGCCGGGGAACTGCTCGGGTTCGTACTCGATGTTTTCGAGGCCGAGGCCGATGGCGATGGCGTTCAGGTTGAGATTGCGTCCGAGGTCCGCGCTCGTGACGATGTTCTGGACGGTTATCTCGGGGTCGTCGTCGACGGGAATCTGGAGTTCTCGGAGTTTGTCGAAGACGATACCGAGACTCTCGTGGACGTCGTCGGTGGATTTCGCGCCCGTGCAGACGATCTTGCCGGAGCGGAAGATGAGAGCGGCCGACTTCGGATTCTGCGTGCGGTAGACGAGGCCGGGGAACTGCTCGGGGTCGTAGTCCGCCCCTTCCAGGTCCATCGCGACGCTCTGAAGGTCGAGTTCCTGCCCGATTCCCGTGGAAGCGACCACGTTCTCTATGTTGATGGTGTCCTTGGGGTCACTCATGGAGCGATTTAAGTATCGTATTTAAGGTTTAAAAAGGTTGGTGCAGGGGCTGATAGGTTCGATTCTAGTGAATTCGACCGATTTTGCGGCGCTCGACCGGTCGCATCCGAGAAGTCGCCCGCTCGGACCGTTCGACACGCTCATACGTCGGCCCCGACAGATTCGACCGTGTACTGTCTGGAACTCGCCGGCGAGGACGACGCGTTCGCGGCCTACGAGGCCCGCGCGGCCGCCGGAGAACCGGAACTCGCCGCGCCGGGCGTCGCCGTCGCGCGAACGCTCGACCGAGCGCGCGCGAGAACGCTCGCGTACACCCGCCGAGTAGACGAGTTAGTCGGTCACACCGACGCCAGCGTCGAGAGTGCGCGCGCCCTCCTCGAAGCGGCGTCGCTGTCGCGCGAGGG from Haloprofundus halobius includes:
- a CDS encoding adenosylhomocysteinase, translated to MSTTYAPVSEHLDDVEAARAEGRRKMDWALQHMPILTALREEYEAEKPFAGQTIGMAMHVEAKTANLVELLADGGAEVAITGCNPLSTHDDVSAALDAHENITSYAVRGVGDDDYYAAIHSVVAHEPTITVDDGMDMVKVVHEEYPELIETIIGGCEETTTGVHRLRAMDAEGELNYPIFAVNDTPMKRLFDNVHGTGESSLATIAMTTNLSWAGKNVVVAGYGYCGKGVAKKASGQNANVVVTEVEPRRALEAHMEGYEVLPMTEAAEKADVVLTTTGNRDVVTREHFEVMKDGVLLANAGHFDIEVNLDDLDDLAVDRYEARDGVEAFEMDDGRRLNVIAEGRLVNLAAPLALGHPVEVMDQSFGVQAVCVRELVDNGDNYGAGVHDVPDELDRGVAEIKLDAEGVEHDALTDEQREYMGSWQHGT
- a CDS encoding CPBP family intramembrane glutamic endopeptidase, yielding MNGLVPNVLWNLEERRLRAPWRIAATTLLVGALTLTGWFLFVALADPGTGTEAAVGDTVATLTEFAPLVLLGTATIAAVSFSGTFLDRRYFADFGLHVDHDWWTDLGAGFALGTALMSLVFLVEYAAGWVRVEAVLSAPLAAFVPELLFSIALVAFVGFHEELLFRGYLVTNLAEGLFGHADFDADRAVGGAIVASAVVFALLHAVNPNATVVSTLGVGFAGVLLAFAYVLTGEIALPVGFHVSWNLFQGPVFGLPVSGVDPSASLLVLNRHGPDLYTGGAFGPEAGLLGVSALSLGCLLVAAWAKTRYGRVVLYTGLTEPDLRRR
- a CDS encoding TATA-box-binding protein, whose translation is MSDPKDTINIENVVASTGIGQELDLQSVAMDLEGADYDPEQFPGLVYRTQNPKSAALIFRSGKIVCTGAKSTDDVHESLGIVFDKLRELQIPVDDDPEITVQNIVTSADLGRNLNLNAIAIGLGLENIEYEPEQFPGLVYRLDEPKVVALLFGSGKLVITGGKQPVDAEHAVDKIVSRLSELGLLD
- the hisG gene encoding ATP phosphoribosyltransferase, whose protein sequence is MRIAVPNKGRLHDPSMDLLERAGLHVENGAARKLYAETVDPDVTVLFVRAADIPGYVRDGAADMGITGLDQARESGHELTDLLDLGFGKCRLVLAAPEDGDIHSVSDIEGRTVATEFPHVTRSFFEGRGVDADVVEVTGATELTPHVEMADAIVDITSTGTTLRVNRLAVVEEVLSSSVRLFARPDVADDEKVQQVRTAFESVLAADGKRYLMMNAPKSRLDEVRDVIPGMGGPTVMDIAGKEGDDATVAVHVVVDEREVFETIGNLREVGASDILVTEIERLVE
- a CDS encoding amidohydrolase, with the protein product MTTLQITGGEVLRPDLSVERGDVLVDTDLGEILAVGDTETGDETLDAAGGLVMPGLVNAHTHVPMTLLRGVADDKPLETWLREDIWPVEGAFTPEDVRVGAELAMVEMIRSGTTGFADMYFHVPEIVGVVERAGLRARLGHGVVTVGKDDEAAQADIDESLDVAAEFDGAAEGRVSTAYMPHSLTTVGEEELRESVARARDLGVPVHFHANETTDEVDPIVDERGERPLAYADDLGMLGDADFAAHGVHVDDAEIDLLAERGTSVIHCPASNMKLASGIAPVQRMLDAGVPVGLGTDGAASNNDLDLFDEMRDAAMVGKLAAEDASAVAAERVVEMATRGGAEALGFDSGHLEAGANADVVVVDFDAPHLTPAHDHVSHLAYAARGSDVRHTVCDGEVLMRDREVLTLDASSVMRQATEHAREALDRSI
- a CDS encoding DUF7473 family protein; the encoded protein is MLVPLQTTVGNPIAIAGTVGLFALFLSLTAHLAARNVLGDVAVRNAFAVGPLPAVIAVLSTAFGVSAAVAVPVALTLDAAAIRYLYDRSWRLTLYIVVIHVVVTIILGAILFSLLALWQSAPG